In one Hypanus sabinus isolate sHypSab1 chromosome 11, sHypSab1.hap1, whole genome shotgun sequence genomic region, the following are encoded:
- the LOC132402206 gene encoding uncharacterized protein LOC132402206, producing MYTALVTSYISKCIDDVTLSKTITIRANQKPWMTAEVHALLRSHDSAFRAGDKAALTTARAKLSQAIRGAKRAHAQLIHSYFQDSGDTWRMWKGIQHVTNYKTTSPDCAGDASLPSALNNLYARFEAENDMAARKSTSPANDQVLCLSVADVRRTLCRVNPRKAAGPDNIPGRVLRGCADQLAGVLTDIFNISLSSATIPTCFKAATIIPVPKKSSVSYLNDYRPVALISIIMKCFERLVMRHIKTLLSPSLDPLQFAYHPNCSTDDAIATT from the coding sequence ATGTACACAGCGttagtgaccagctacatcagcaagtgcattgatgatgttactctgtccaagaccatcactatacgtgctaaccagaagccatggatgaccgcagaggtacatgcgctgctgaggtcccatgactccgccttcagagcaggcgacaaggcagctttaacaacagcaagggccaaactctcccaagccatcagaggggcaaagcgtgcacatgcccagctaatccacagttacttccaggacagcggtgacacgtggcgcatgtggaagggcatccagcacgtcaccaattacaagacaacatcacctgactgtgctggtgatgcctccctcccaagtGCGCTGAATAACTTATATgcccggtttgaggcggaaaatgacatggcggcgaGGAAATCCACCtctcctgcgaatgaccaggtgttgtgtctctccgtggccgacgtgagaagaaccctgtgcagggtcaacccacggaaggctgctggaccagacaacatccctggtagagtgctcagaggatgtgcagaccagctagcaggtgttctcactgacatcttcaacatctccctgagcagcgccaccattccaacatgcttcaaggccgccaccatcatccccgtgccgaagaagtcttcagtgtcctacctaaatgactaccgtcccgttgcacttatatccatcatcatgaagtgtttcgagaggcttgtcatgaggcatatcaagaccctgctgtccccctcactggaccccctgcagtttgcttaccatcccaactgctcaacagatgatgccattgccaccacctaG